Proteins encoded in a region of the Halothiobacillus diazotrophicus genome:
- a CDS encoding proteasome-type protease — MTYCVALKLNAGLVFASDSRTNAGVDQIASFKKMRTFSNAGDRVIVILSSGNLSVTQNATNLLEQQGRQNDVPNIWNVPSMFDVAGLLGTCLREITHRDRPHLMASNIDVGATFIVGGQIAGEAPRLFMVYTEGNFIEATESTPFFQIGETKYGKPIIDRVIRPETPLNEAVKCVLVSFDSTMRSNVSVGMPIDIVCYEANKLVMGPEQNLPEGDPYFTQISAQWSEGLRGVFASLPEPTWICGPENDLFADISPPLTEPPLS; from the coding sequence ATGACTTATTGTGTGGCACTGAAACTGAATGCGGGCCTGGTGTTTGCTTCGGATTCCCGCACGAATGCCGGCGTCGACCAGATCGCCAGCTTCAAGAAAATGCGTACCTTCAGCAATGCTGGGGACCGGGTGATCGTCATTCTGAGTTCAGGCAACCTGTCCGTCACCCAGAATGCAACGAACCTGCTGGAGCAGCAGGGGCGGCAAAATGACGTTCCGAATATCTGGAACGTACCGTCCATGTTCGACGTGGCGGGGCTGCTGGGTACCTGTCTGCGCGAAATCACCCATCGGGATCGGCCGCATCTGATGGCCAGCAACATCGACGTGGGTGCCACCTTCATCGTGGGCGGCCAGATCGCCGGCGAGGCGCCCCGATTGTTCATGGTGTACACCGAGGGCAACTTCATCGAGGCGACGGAAAGCACGCCGTTCTTCCAGATCGGGGAAACCAAGTACGGCAAGCCGATCATCGATCGCGTGATTCGCCCGGAAACCCCGTTGAACGAGGCGGTCAAGTGCGTGCTGGTCTCGTTCGATTCCACCATGCGCAGCAACGTGTCGGTCGGCATGCCCATCGACATCGTGTGCTACGAGGCCAACAAACTGGTCATGGGACCGGAGCAGAATCTCCCCGAAGGCGATCCGTACTTTACCCAGATCAGCGCCCAATGGAGCGAGGGCTTGCGCGGCGTATTCGCGAGTCTGCCCGAACCGACCTGGATCTGCGGTCCGGAGAACGATCTGTTCGCCGATATTTCCCCACCCCTCACAGAGCCACCCCTATCATGA
- a CDS encoding alpha-E domain-containing protein, whose translation MLSRTADHLFWMARYIERAENTARVLDVAHRSALLPDDSVGVDARLWYAPLNICGSAPGYEEKYGLVEAAKVTHYMALDPENPSSIYTSLMLARENARAVRGAITSEMWEIINSMWLDLKRMLPNLDQFRLEGFFDWVKERSHLFRGVTLGTILKDDALYFIRLGTFLERADNTARILDVKYHILLPSVDDVGGAADYYQWGALLNSVSALEAYRKIYRDSISPMRVAELMILRADMPRSLHACLNEVDATLEAINGTTGLEARRLAGELHAALHFTRIEDVFSRGLHEYLTDFLDRTQALSDEIHHAYLSLKDDSSSTIRPDRFQLQIQ comes from the coding sequence ATGCTGTCACGTACTGCCGATCATCTGTTCTGGATGGCCCGCTACATCGAGCGTGCCGAAAATACCGCCCGCGTCCTGGACGTGGCCCACCGTTCGGCGTTGCTGCCCGATGACAGCGTCGGCGTGGATGCGCGACTGTGGTACGCCCCGCTCAACATTTGCGGGTCCGCGCCGGGCTACGAGGAAAAGTACGGTCTGGTCGAAGCCGCGAAGGTGACGCATTACATGGCGCTGGACCCGGAGAACCCGTCCAGCATTTATACCAGCCTGATGCTTGCCCGGGAGAACGCCCGGGCCGTGCGCGGCGCCATCACCTCGGAGATGTGGGAGATCATCAACAGCATGTGGCTCGATCTCAAGCGCATGCTGCCCAACCTCGATCAGTTCCGCCTCGAGGGGTTCTTCGACTGGGTGAAGGAGCGTTCGCACCTGTTCCGGGGCGTGACGCTCGGTACCATCCTCAAGGATGATGCGCTGTATTTCATTCGTCTCGGCACGTTTCTGGAGCGGGCGGACAACACGGCCCGGATTCTGGACGTGAAGTACCACATTCTCCTGCCGAGCGTGGACGACGTGGGCGGCGCGGCGGATTACTACCAGTGGGGGGCGCTGCTCAATTCCGTGAGTGCGCTCGAGGCCTACCGCAAGATCTATCGGGACAGCATCAGCCCGATGCGCGTCGCCGAACTGATGATTCTACGGGCAGACATGCCCCGCTCCCTGCATGCCTGCCTGAACGAGGTGGATGCCACGCTGGAGGCCATCAACGGCACGACGGGGCTGGAAGCCCGACGGCTGGCCGGCGAGTTGCACGCCGCACTGCATTTCACCCGCATTGAGGATGTGTTCAGTCGTGGTCTGCATGAATATCTGACGGACTTTCTGGACCGGACCCAGGCGTTGAGCGATGAGATTCACCACGCGTATCTCTCTCTGAAAGACGACTCTTCCAGCACAATTCGACCCGATCGCTTCCAATTGCAAATACAATAA